A part of Anabas testudineus chromosome 9, fAnaTes1.2, whole genome shotgun sequence genomic DNA contains:
- the atoh1a gene encoding protein atonal homolog 1a, with product MEVLSAQQQQQQQQQQQSPRMVQRGGRQQLEESRYEPGLTLVNGGSDPRAWLAPVQPAATCAPQAASPEHLQHSPCPSVGSYHESGSPGSSGHPSPPSYRKSDKSPSSSALKVRDLCRLKGAITGAAEEASIRQRAPSSKPVSGVQRQRRVAANARERRRMHGLNHAFDELRSVIPAFDNDKKLSKYETLQMAQIYINALAELLQGPASGSNAPDASNSDDNSPTRDTVPSSAAAFDAATDRASPEPVCRGRVSVSGSSLPVHLGGMSFRSSFDDAAFSGMVEDAMCSPSPSCSARAASSLAPVGGGRKESPRSDGEFSPHSHLSDSDDIVMELQSSEDDDLSELKLPIHHHHHHHHHHHHAVSF from the exons atGGAGGTGCTGAgtgctcagcagcagcagcagcagcagcagcagcagcagagcccgAGGATGGTGCAGAGGGGGGGAAGGCAGCAGCTCGAGGAGTCCCGCTACGAACCTGGACTGACGCTCGTGAACGGTGGCAGTGACCCACGCGCCTGGCTGGCTCCGGTTCAGCCTGCTGCCACCTGTGCGCCACAGGCCGCTTCACCCGAGCACCTGCAGCACTCGCCCTGCCCGAGCGTGGGCTCCTACCACG AGAGCGGTTCCCCGGGGTCCTCCGGCCATCCCAGCCCTCCCAGCTACAGAAAGTCTGACAAGAGCCCCTCCTCTTCTGCGCTCAAAGTCAGAGACCTGTGCCGACTGAAAGGTGCGATCACCGGAGCCGCGGAAGAGGCCTCCATCAGACAGAGAGCCCCGTCCAGCAAGCCGGTCAGCGGGGTCCAGAGGCAGAGGCGCGTAGCCGCCAACGCGCGCGAGAGGAGGCGGATGCACGGTCTGAACCACGCGTTTGACGAGCTGCGCAGCGTCATCCCGGCGTTTGACAACGACAAGAAGCTGTCCAAGTATGAAACTCTGCAGATGGCGCAGATTTACATCAACGCTCTGGCTGAGCTGCTCCAGGGTCCCGCGTCCGGCAGCAACGCGCCCGACGCGTCAAACAGCGACGACAACTCGCCAACGCGTGACACTGTGCCTTCCTCCGCTGCTGCTTTCGACGCAGCGACAGACAGGGCTTCCCCGGAGCCGGTTTGCAGGGGACGCGTGTCCGTGTCAGGCAGCAGCTTACCTGTCCACCTCGGTGGGATGTCTTTCCGCTCCTCCTTCGACGACGCTGCGTTTTCCGGCATGGTTGAAGACGCAATGTGTTCGCCTTCTCCTTCATGCTCCGCTCGGGCAGCCAGCTCCCTGGCACCGGTCGGAGGTGGAAGGAAAGAGTCTCCCCGGAGTGACGGAGAGTTTTCCCCGCACTCCCACTTAAGTGACTCGGATGACATAGTGATGGAGCTCCAGTCGAGTGAGGATGACGACCTTTCAGAACTCAAGCTGCccatccaccaccaccaccatcaccaccaccaccaccaccacgccGTTTCTTTCTAA